In the Deinococcus detaillensis genome, one interval contains:
- a CDS encoding universal stress protein, with translation MLRQMLVAVDFSVWSRDAAQHACDVARATGGKVTLLHVLEAHESGPSGLEAAQTLLRELSLLGRRPPSCLIVSAKTRLDGPAGGVKPEHGVALAILEVADQLGSELIVIGLHGQGSRTGR, from the coding sequence GTGTTGCGCCAGATGCTTGTTGCGGTGGATTTCAGTGTGTGGAGTCGCGATGCGGCCCAGCATGCCTGTGATGTGGCGCGTGCCACCGGCGGGAAGGTCACGCTGCTCCATGTGCTCGAAGCGCATGAATCGGGGCCCTCGGGCCTGGAAGCGGCGCAGACCCTCCTGCGGGAGCTCAGCTTGTTGGGCCGCCGCCCGCCGAGCTGCCTGATCGTTTCAGCCAAAACCAGACTGGACGGCCCGGCAGGCGGGGTCAAGCCCGAACATGGGGTCGCGCTGGCCATCCTGGAGGTGGCCGATCAACTGGGCTCAGAACTGATCGTGATCGGCCTGCACGGTCAGGGGAGCCGCACCGGAAGGAG